The genomic window AGGTTCATTTGATCTCTCTTTCCTGCGCTGTATTCCAACGCTTGTGATCATGACACCAAGTGATGAAAACGAGTGTCGCCAAATGCTCCACACAGGTTATCATTACCAAGATGGACCAAGTGCCGTGCGCTACCCAAGAGGAACGGGGACGGGTGCTGAACTTGAACCACTCACCTTGTTGCCTATTGGTAAAGGTGTTGTCCGTCGCCAAGGTGAAAAAGTCGCTATCTTATGTTTTGGAACATTACTACATCATGCCTTGGCTGCCGCTGAGCAACTCAATGCAACCGTTGTCGATATGCGTTTTGTAAAACCATTAGATGAACAGTTGATCCTTGAAATAGCTAGTACTCATGAATTATTGGTGACAATAGAAGAAAATGCCATTATGGGCGGTGCTGGAAGTGGTGTGAATGAATTCTTAATGCATGAGAAAAAAGTGATACCAACACTCAATCTTGGATTGCCTGATTTCTTCATCCCGCAAGGCACTCAAGATGAGCTCATTTCTGATTTAGGTTTAGACAGTGAAGGCATTGTAGACGCTATCGTGCAATATCAACAGAAGTAAATCAACAAAAGTATTAGGTCTATCGAGACAGTATCTTTCGCTATACAAACAATCCTCTGCATTTTGTCATTTCAAATACAGGGGATTTTTTATTGTGCAATTTATCTAGAGAACAATAAATAGAAGTATCAATCCGAGATACTTCTATTTTTTTACTGACTTAAAATTTAATACTGGTTCCAAGTGTAATGGTTCTTCCTGGTTCTGGAATAGCAATTACTGAGCCAGGCTGAATATAATATTCATCCGTTATATTATTAATCGTGGTATATACATTAATATCAGGCGTGATTTTATAATCGGCATATAAGTCAAATACATGAACAGGCATAATTTCTGTTACTGCTGATGCAGCCGTTCCTTTCATCCAGCCTGCTGGGTTATTTTTACCTGAATGATATTTATAATGAACACCTAAATCTAAATCATCATTAAAGAATTTTTTACCCAGTAGCACAGAAATATTCGTTTTCGTCGGAATTCGTGTTGGTGTTAATCCCCATGCGAATCCAAGTTCATTACAACTAGGACTATGACTTGTTTCACCTTGATATTTTGAACACACTTCTCGATTAGTATAAATCGTCGCTGATGCATTCGCATAAAATAGCGCGCCCGAATAATCAGCCGTTAATTCAACGCCCGATAGTTTTAAATTATCATAATTAGTGAAAGTATAAGTATCAGGCCAGCCCCACTGTTCTATTGGTGCTTGAATAACACCAGGAGAAATATAATTTTTAGTATTATTTATGAAATAACTCGTTTTTATATTTAATTGATCATTATGGTCTAATAAATCTACTTTATTGAATTTCAGACCTATTTCATTCTGAATCGATTCTTCCGGAGAAATATTAAAACGGGGATCGTAGCTAAAAACTTCATTCGATACCGTCGATTCATATAAACTCGGTATACGATAGGCTCTTGAAGATTTACCAAATACGCTCACATTTTTATTAAAGTGATAAGTTAACTCTGATGTTAAATCAAACTTAGGTGAGTATTTTAATTTATTATCTGCCTGATAATCAGTTGTTTCTGAACCATGCATATTGGTTCCCACAGAAATCTCAACCGGATATAAATCTAATGTCGCGTTAATAAATGTACTGTTTTCATTTCTTTTGCCATGACGCGATGTCTGTGTCGGAGACCAATAATCATCACGCTCATCATTCGGCTTTAATTCTTCTTCAAGAAGCGAGAAGCCATATTGCAAAGTTAATGGCACTGTATCAAATTCACTATTATTTGAAACGGTCAAACCTTTGCGATCATTGGTATAAGAATTTTGCCACTGTTCTACTTCACCACCTTTTTTCCATAGACCATTCAATTGATCTAATTTGGCATTTGTATACCAAATATTGGTATTGAAATTAATTTTATTATTATCTTGTGGTAAGTAATTATAATTTGCACTATACGCTTTTACCGCTGCTGTACCTAAAGGCCATTGGATCATAGAACCTTCATCAGCTCTAAACCATTTAGCAGCAAGTATCTCACCAGAATGCTGGCGATGATTTCTAAAAATGAACTCAATATTCTGTTCAGGTGTTAAATGAATGCCCGTCTTTAATAAAAATGAATCACTTTCAAAAGCTGTATTAACCACTTCTTCTGATTCAAAAACAGGAATTTCCTGACTATTTAATTTTTCAGTTGTTCCGTAATCACCAAAACCTTTACTACCTGCGTAATAGTTCCCATCTTTCTTTTTCGCATAAGCAATAATGGTATCAAATTTATCATTACGATAACCCCATGCTACCGTTGCAGAACCATTATTAAAATCAAATACACTTGGCGAAGATTTTAATCGACGAGCACTACCTTCTTTTTCAGGTTGAGTGGCTGATACATTATTATTACTTGTTCTCAACTTAATTAAAAAGCCACTATTCTCACCAGCTTTAATCACATCTTCAACAGACAGTGTTTTTATTTCAACTGTACCGCCAATAGCACCTGATTTAAAGTTATTACCATCCGTACCTTTGTAAATCTTCATATTACTAATAAGATCTGAGTCAATATAGGTTCTATCACTCACACCTTGATAACCCCTATTCGTATGCGTAGATTGCAAACTACCATCAATATAAATAGGTACTCGTCCTTCGCCCTGTAATCCTCTAATACCAATAT from Providencia sneebia DSM 19967 includes these protein-coding regions:
- a CDS encoding TonB-dependent receptor domain-containing protein, producing MKIKNSIYLLGTTILAFNVTAYGKNDVDTLVVTSSKYDEKTISGKQIEKLKGGTNADIFSTVTAVQSNNMRNEAGALDIGIRGLQGEGRVPIYIDGSLQSTHTNRGYQGVSDRTYIDSDLISNMKIYKGTDGNNFKSGAIGGTVEIKTLSVEDVIKAGENSGFLIKLRTSNNNVSATQPEKEGSARRLKSSPSVFDFNNGSATVAWGYRNDKFDTIIAYAKKKDGNYYAGSKGFGDYGTTEKLNSQEIPVFESEEVVNTAFESDSFLLKTGIHLTPEQNIEFIFRNHRQHSGEILAAKWFRADEGSMIQWPLGTAAVKAYSANYNYLPQDNNKINFNTNIWYTNAKLDQLNGLWKKGGEVEQWQNSYTNDRKGLTVSNNSEFDTVPLTLQYGFSLLEEELKPNDERDDYWSPTQTSRHGKRNENSTFINATLDLYPVEISVGTNMHGSETTDYQADNKLKYSPKFDLTSELTYHFNKNVSVFGKSSRAYRIPSLYESTVSNEVFSYDPRFNISPEESIQNEIGLKFNKVDLLDHNDQLNIKTSYFINNTKNYISPGVIQAPIEQWGWPDTYTFTNYDNLKLSGVELTADYSGALFYANASATIYTNREVCSKYQGETSHSPSCNELGFAWGLTPTRIPTKTNISVLLGKKFFNDDLDLGVHYKYHSGKNNPAGWMKGTAASAVTEIMPVHVFDLYADYKITPDINVYTTINNITDEYYIQPGSVIAIPEPGRTITLGTSIKF